One window from the genome of Acuticoccus sp. I52.16.1 encodes:
- a CDS encoding metal ABC transporter permease, with protein sequence MDHLLGPFGEFAFMQRALVGCIAVSMGATPVGVFLLLRRMSLTGDAMAHAILPGAAVGFLFAGLSLTAMTLGGLVAGMTVAVAAGAVSRSTILREDASLAAFYLVSLAAGVAVVSMHGSNVDLMHVLFGSVLALGDDALILLCAIATVTMFALALLYRPLVLECLDPAYLRGVSRLSPVAHFAFLALAVLNLVGGFHALGTLMAVGIMILPAAAARFWARGVGAMIGIAFAVAATGSVTGLWLSYQYGLPSGPAIVLALGALYGLSLIAGTEGSLLARHTPRSHREA encoded by the coding sequence ATGGATCATCTTCTCGGCCCCTTCGGCGAGTTCGCCTTCATGCAGCGCGCGCTCGTCGGCTGCATCGCGGTGTCGATGGGCGCGACGCCCGTCGGCGTGTTCCTCCTGTTGCGCCGCATGAGCCTCACCGGCGACGCGATGGCCCACGCGATCCTACCGGGCGCGGCGGTCGGCTTCCTGTTCGCCGGCCTGTCGCTGACGGCGATGACCCTGGGCGGCCTCGTCGCCGGCATGACGGTCGCGGTCGCCGCCGGCGCCGTGTCGCGCTCCACCATCCTGCGCGAGGACGCCAGCCTCGCCGCCTTTTACCTCGTGTCGCTGGCGGCCGGCGTCGCGGTCGTCTCGATGCACGGCAGCAACGTCGACCTGATGCACGTGCTCTTCGGCTCGGTGCTGGCGCTGGGCGACGACGCGCTGATCCTTTTGTGCGCCATCGCCACCGTCACCATGTTCGCGCTCGCGCTCCTCTACCGCCCGCTGGTGCTCGAATGCCTGGACCCGGCGTACCTGCGCGGCGTCAGTCGGCTGTCGCCGGTGGCGCACTTCGCCTTCCTGGCGCTGGCGGTGCTCAACCTCGTCGGCGGCTTCCACGCGCTCGGCACGCTGATGGCCGTCGGCATCATGATCCTGCCGGCGGCGGCGGCCCGTTTCTGGGCCCGCGGGGTCGGCGCCATGATCGGCATCGCCTTCGCCGTCGCCGCCACCGGCAGCGTCACGGGGCTCTGGCTCTCCTACCAGTACGGCCTGCCGTCCGGACCGGCGATCGTCCTCGCCCTCGGCGCGCTCTACGGGCTCTCGCTGATCGCCGGCACGGAGGGGAGCCTCCTCGCCCGCCATACGCCACGCTCTCACCGGGAAGCTTGA
- a CDS encoding DUF6473 family protein: MGNEAYQERDAAFFDYKLFERFDFSLRGPEWPIDEPADFNLVGSARVFGRFVDKPLTTLLQDEHGIRAHNLGTAGGNPFMYMKRPDFLNYLATSKAVPIFQVCGADGHSNDWFTRITGRTMRVKKDGLGLQVGTNVRGGVGYRTAFKQLPFAEVVEQIRKGQQFILDDYRELKAALGRPAVIMYFSDRPARKLTKRTYRDLFKFPHCVDRDMWEELKTIFEYSLEIVSDDGMPYTVTDGKTSVKVDLYPSEAMHRTAANEIAKHRDAIMAVADAPPKPVAVTRKPLAEAPPRRARKAASPAAASAPTPVSAEVRERRRKAAEARRQRREVGGSN; this comes from the coding sequence ATGGGCAACGAGGCGTACCAAGAGCGGGATGCGGCGTTCTTCGATTACAAGCTCTTCGAGCGCTTCGACTTCTCCCTCCGGGGTCCGGAGTGGCCGATCGACGAGCCGGCGGACTTCAACCTCGTCGGATCGGCGCGTGTATTCGGCCGCTTCGTCGACAAGCCGTTGACGACGCTGCTCCAGGACGAGCATGGCATCCGCGCCCACAACCTGGGGACCGCCGGCGGCAACCCCTTCATGTACATGAAACGGCCGGACTTCCTGAACTATCTCGCCACCTCCAAGGCGGTGCCGATCTTCCAGGTCTGCGGCGCGGACGGTCACTCGAACGACTGGTTCACCCGCATCACCGGGCGCACCATGCGGGTGAAGAAGGACGGGCTGGGGCTCCAGGTGGGCACGAACGTGCGCGGCGGCGTCGGCTATCGCACGGCGTTCAAGCAGCTGCCGTTCGCCGAGGTGGTGGAGCAGATCCGCAAGGGCCAGCAGTTCATCCTCGACGATTACAGGGAGCTGAAGGCGGCACTGGGGCGCCCCGCCGTCATCATGTACTTCAGCGACCGGCCGGCGCGGAAACTCACCAAGCGCACCTATCGCGATCTCTTCAAGTTTCCGCATTGTGTCGATCGGGACATGTGGGAGGAGCTGAAGACGATCTTCGAGTACAGCCTGGAGATCGTCAGCGACGACGGTATGCCGTACACGGTGACCGACGGGAAAACCTCGGTGAAGGTGGATCTCTACCCGTCGGAGGCGATGCACCGGACGGCGGCGAACGAGATCGCCAAGCACCGGGACGCGATCATGGCGGTGGCGGATGCCCCGCCCAAGCCGGTGGCGGTGACGCGCAAGCCGCTGGCCGAGGCGCCGCCGCGTCGTGCCCGCAAAGCCGCCAGCCCGGCCGCCGCGTCGGCGCCGACGCCGGTGAGCGCGGAGGTGCGCGAGCGCCGCCGCAAGGCCGCCGAGGCGCGCCGCCAGCGCCGCGAGGTCGGCGGCTCGAACTGA
- a CDS encoding transketolase, whose protein sequence is MDQRLAEIERKVLWLSQWMIHSANHLREGDAIKVGGHQASSASMVQIMSALYFHVLRPQDKVAVKPHASPVFHAIQYLAGREPLERLQAFRGYGGAQSYPSRTKDRGEGGAPIVDFSTGSVGLGVAATAFSSLIQDYIAAKGWSGDRKIGRMIALVGDAEIDEGNVYECLQEGWKQGLRNTWWVIDYNRQSLDGVVREGLYARIAEVFKAFGWDIVTIKYGALQRAAFAEAGGETLRRWIDACPNPLYSALSFQGGAAWRKRLTAEIGDEPGIAALLERRSDEELGRLMANLGGHCMETVIDAFQSIDHDRPVVFIAYTVKGWGTPLAGHKDNHAGLMTPPQMSAFQLAMGVPKGEEWDVAAGLALDEAAVREFIAQTPYFGTRRDAPTPAAVERPALIPPGDKTISTQAAFGKVLDELARGGGPFAERVVTMSPDVTVSTNLGPWVNRRGLFAREAIADSFRQERVPSAQKWQFSPEGQHIELGIAEMNHFLAMGAAGLAFEHFGEKLYPVGTLYDPFIARGLDAMNYACYQDAAFLLVATPSGISLAPEGGAHQSIGTPLIGLSQPGLVSYEPAFADELTVMMEDAFDRMAGSGGPGNERATYLRLTTRPLEQPIRPMTPALRADILAGAYWLRAPGPSAEVVVCVQGVVTAEAINSAVLIADGRRDVGILAVTSADRLHTDWQLARAARRRGERRLAHVEEIMEGLPRHCGLVTVLDGHPATLGWLGGVAGHRVVALGVEAFGQTGTIADLYHHYGIDAEGIAAAADELAPRRRIGLAV, encoded by the coding sequence ATGGACCAGAGGCTGGCGGAGATCGAGCGCAAGGTGTTGTGGCTGTCGCAGTGGATGATCCACTCCGCCAACCACCTGCGCGAGGGTGATGCCATCAAGGTGGGCGGCCATCAGGCCTCGTCGGCCTCGATGGTGCAGATCATGTCCGCGCTGTACTTCCACGTGCTGCGTCCGCAGGACAAGGTCGCGGTCAAGCCGCACGCCTCCCCCGTGTTCCACGCCATCCAGTACCTCGCCGGGCGCGAGCCGCTGGAGCGGCTGCAGGCCTTCCGCGGCTACGGCGGCGCACAGTCCTACCCCTCACGCACCAAGGACCGCGGCGAAGGCGGCGCCCCGATCGTCGACTTCTCGACCGGCTCGGTCGGCCTCGGCGTCGCGGCGACGGCCTTTTCCTCGCTGATCCAGGACTATATCGCCGCGAAGGGCTGGTCCGGGGATCGCAAGATCGGCCGCATGATCGCCCTCGTGGGCGACGCGGAGATCGACGAAGGCAACGTCTACGAATGCCTGCAGGAGGGGTGGAAGCAGGGGCTGCGAAACACCTGGTGGGTGATCGACTACAACCGCCAGAGCCTCGACGGCGTCGTGCGAGAGGGGCTGTACGCCCGCATCGCCGAGGTGTTCAAGGCGTTCGGGTGGGACATCGTCACCATCAAATACGGCGCCCTGCAACGCGCCGCCTTCGCCGAGGCGGGCGGCGAGACGCTGCGCCGGTGGATCGACGCCTGCCCCAACCCGCTCTACTCCGCGCTCTCGTTCCAGGGCGGTGCGGCCTGGCGCAAGCGGCTGACGGCCGAGATCGGCGACGAACCCGGCATCGCGGCCCTGCTGGAGCGGCGGTCGGACGAGGAGCTGGGCCGGCTGATGGCCAACCTCGGCGGCCACTGCATGGAGACCGTGATCGACGCCTTCCAGTCGATCGACCATGATCGCCCGGTCGTCTTCATCGCCTATACCGTCAAAGGCTGGGGCACGCCGCTCGCGGGGCACAAGGACAACCACGCCGGGCTGATGACCCCGCCGCAGATGTCCGCCTTCCAGCTCGCGATGGGGGTGCCGAAGGGCGAGGAATGGGACGTCGCCGCCGGCCTCGCGCTCGACGAGGCGGCCGTGCGCGAGTTCATCGCGCAGACGCCCTATTTCGGCACCCGCCGCGATGCCCCCACGCCCGCCGCGGTGGAGCGTCCGGCGCTCATCCCGCCGGGGGACAAGACGATCTCCACGCAGGCCGCCTTCGGCAAGGTGCTGGACGAACTCGCCCGTGGCGGCGGCCCGTTCGCCGAACGCGTCGTCACCATGAGCCCGGACGTGACGGTGTCCACCAATCTCGGCCCCTGGGTGAACCGGCGCGGCCTCTTCGCGCGCGAGGCAATCGCCGACTCGTTCCGCCAGGAGCGCGTCCCCTCGGCGCAGAAGTGGCAGTTCTCGCCCGAGGGCCAGCACATCGAACTCGGCATCGCCGAGATGAACCACTTCCTGGCGATGGGCGCCGCCGGCCTCGCGTTCGAGCACTTCGGCGAGAAGCTCTACCCCGTCGGCACCCTCTACGACCCGTTCATCGCCCGCGGGCTCGATGCGATGAACTACGCCTGCTACCAGGACGCCGCCTTCCTGCTGGTCGCGACCCCCTCGGGCATCTCGCTGGCACCCGAAGGCGGGGCGCACCAGTCCATCGGCACCCCGCTGATCGGCCTGTCGCAGCCCGGCCTCGTCTCCTACGAGCCCGCCTTCGCCGACGAGCTGACGGTGATGATGGAGGATGCGTTCGACCGGATGGCCGGCAGCGGCGGGCCGGGCAACGAGCGCGCCACCTACCTGCGCCTCACCACCCGCCCGCTGGAGCAGCCGATCCGGCCGATGACCCCGGCACTGCGGGCGGACATCCTCGCCGGCGCCTACTGGCTGCGCGCGCCGGGGCCGAGCGCGGAGGTCGTCGTCTGCGTCCAGGGCGTCGTCACCGCCGAGGCGATCAACTCGGCCGTCCTCATCGCCGACGGGCGGCGCGACGTCGGCATCCTCGCCGTCACCTCCGCCGACCGGCTGCACACCGACTGGCAGCTCGCCCGTGCCGCCCGCCGTCGCGGCGAGCGCCGCCTCGCCCACGTCGAGGAGATCATGGAGGGCCTGCCGCGCCACTGCGGCCTCGTCACCGTGCTCGACGGGCATCCGGCGACGCTCGGTTGGCTGGGCGGGGTCGCCGGGCACCGCGTGGTGGCCCTCGGCGTCGAGGCGTTCGGCCAGACCGGCACCATCGCCGACCTCTACCACCACTACGGCATCGACGCGGAAGGGATCGCCGCGGCGGCCGACGAGCTGGCCCCACGCCGGCGCATCGGCCTCGCGGTGTAG
- a CDS encoding metal ABC transporter solute-binding protein, Zn/Mn family: protein MRTLLLALGLAAAAQPAHAAEPLQVVATFSILGDMTEVIGGERVAVTTLVGAGGDLHVFNPTPRQAATVAKADAIVMNGLSLEGWMERLVAASGYRGPVIVASRDVAPLRTGDTGSEAAHRQADADHVDANHADTDHTGHHHHGVYDPHAWQDLSNAVLYVHAIADGLAAADPDGAETYAANAAAYAEAIAALDAEAKAEMATIPLDARTILTNHDAFAYFGEAYGVTFVSPQGVSTEAEPSARDVAALVTQIRDAGIDAVFLENVADNRLVEQIAVETGVTLGGELYADALSPAGGDGATYLDMMRHNLGVLVKALGKGA from the coding sequence ATGCGTACCCTCCTCCTGGCGCTCGGCCTCGCGGCCGCGGCGCAACCCGCCCACGCGGCCGAACCGCTGCAGGTCGTCGCCACATTCTCCATCCTCGGCGACATGACCGAGGTGATCGGCGGCGAGCGCGTCGCCGTGACGACCCTCGTCGGCGCCGGCGGCGACCTGCACGTCTTCAATCCGACCCCGCGTCAGGCCGCGACCGTCGCCAAGGCGGACGCCATCGTCATGAACGGCCTCAGCCTCGAGGGATGGATGGAGCGCCTCGTCGCCGCCTCCGGCTATCGCGGGCCGGTCATCGTCGCCTCGCGCGACGTCGCCCCGCTGCGCACCGGCGACACAGGCTCCGAGGCCGCCCACCGGCAAGCCGATGCGGATCACGTCGACGCGAACCACGCCGACACCGATCACACCGGGCACCATCACCACGGCGTCTACGACCCGCACGCCTGGCAGGATCTCTCCAACGCCGTCCTCTACGTGCACGCGATCGCCGACGGGCTCGCCGCCGCGGACCCGGATGGCGCCGAGACCTACGCCGCCAACGCCGCCGCCTACGCCGAGGCGATCGCCGCACTCGACGCCGAGGCGAAGGCCGAGATGGCGACGATCCCGCTCGACGCCCGCACCATCCTCACCAATCACGACGCCTTCGCCTACTTCGGCGAGGCCTACGGGGTGACGTTCGTGTCGCCGCAGGGCGTCTCCACCGAGGCCGAACCCTCCGCGCGCGACGTCGCAGCCCTGGTGACGCAGATCCGCGACGCGGGGATCGACGCGGTGTTCCTGGAAAACGTCGCCGACAACCGCCTGGTGGAGCAAATCGCCGTGGAGACCGGCGTCACCCTCGGCGGCGAACTCTACGCCGATGCCCTGTCGCCCGCGGGCGGCGACGGGGCGACCTACCTCGACATGATGCGCCACAACCTCGGGGTTCTGGTCAAGGCGCTGGGCAAGGGCGCCTAG
- a CDS encoding nickel/cobalt transporter, whose translation MRTVPIIGSRVAAHPRRHWRTAVAAVLALAFFAATAILLSSGLGLVEAAKWATTQQRAYYEMMRHMMEARGSTFASLGLVGASLAYGFAHAAVPGHGKFLIAGAGVASRASASRLVALSLAASLAQALTAIILVYGSFSLLSITAGWAVEATDTILAPLSYLAILFIAVVLIRRALTGLRAVWDRQADRLDAMRTGRHVHHHDEDGMCGCGHRHAPTIEETDALRSWRDAAMLIAGIGLRPCTGAVFVLAVAWRMNILAVGAVSAFAMALGTGAFISLVAISAATARGATIFAAGVKHAGIAVPLLQLFAGIAIALVASAFLVAPFVAKL comes from the coding sequence ATGCGTACGGTTCCCATCATCGGCTCGCGCGTCGCCGCGCACCCGCGGCGCCATTGGCGCACCGCCGTCGCGGCGGTCCTGGCGCTGGCGTTCTTCGCGGCGACGGCGATCCTGCTCTCTTCCGGCCTCGGCCTCGTCGAGGCGGCCAAGTGGGCCACCACCCAGCAGCGCGCCTACTACGAGATGATGCGCCACATGATGGAGGCGCGCGGCAGCACATTCGCCTCGCTCGGCCTCGTCGGCGCCTCGCTCGCCTACGGGTTCGCCCACGCGGCGGTGCCGGGGCACGGCAAGTTCCTCATCGCCGGGGCGGGCGTCGCCAGCCGGGCGAGCGCGTCGAGGCTCGTCGCCCTGTCGCTGGCGGCGAGCCTGGCGCAGGCGCTGACCGCGATCATCCTCGTCTACGGCAGCTTCTCGCTGCTCTCGATCACCGCCGGCTGGGCGGTGGAGGCGACCGACACCATCCTCGCCCCGCTCAGCTACCTCGCGATCCTCTTCATCGCCGTGGTACTCATCCGCCGCGCCCTCACCGGCCTGCGCGCGGTGTGGGACCGGCAGGCCGACCGGCTGGACGCGATGCGCACCGGCCGCCACGTCCACCACCACGACGAGGACGGGATGTGCGGCTGCGGCCACCGCCACGCCCCCACGATCGAGGAGACCGACGCGCTGCGCTCTTGGCGCGACGCGGCGATGCTGATCGCCGGCATCGGCCTGCGCCCCTGCACCGGCGCGGTGTTCGTCCTCGCGGTGGCATGGCGGATGAACATCCTCGCCGTCGGCGCCGTCTCGGCGTTCGCGATGGCGCTGGGCACCGGCGCGTTCATCAGCCTGGTCGCCATCTCGGCGGCGACGGCGCGGGGTGCGACGATTTTCGCCGCCGGGGTGAAGCATGCCGGCATCGCGGTGCCGCTGCTGCAACTCTTCGCCGGCATCGCCATCGCGCTCGTCGCCTCGGCGTTCCTGGTCGCCCCATTCGTCGCGAAACTATAG
- a CDS encoding penicillin acylase family protein has protein sequence MMSSTIKQFGRRTRQAFSLAGLASSVLRRSAVRRFPALSVEERLAMLPATAPVDTSLAIRWNDNHIPFVEAGSDRDAAVGLGIVHGHLRLAQMELMRRIALGRVAEVAGSAAIELDRLVRLIDFPRATEASLALMPAATRAWVDGFADGINAAAEARLPPEFETLSIPYEPWTAEQLFAVSRLCSADYAWKVWRTLNPLREDPEWARMWSELIGIAAVADEDIPIGADNLEDALPNAFDRAGSNALAVAGSRTRSGVPMLACDPHHIITAPNLWLIAGVRTPEIDVWGFMIPALPIFGVGRNQHGAWGGTNLHATSSELVDVSAEPLQDRTIAIKAGKATHELAARESAFGPVVSDAHAFNMTSGTVALHWMGHRPSDEFTPFRNLMRASSWETFADAVDGCALPGLNMIWADPAGHIGKMVAAHIPSRPLATPGDLVVGPAEAHRQWARLLTGRELPMSLDPADGYVVSSNEAPVDPPVTISLFFAADHRFRRIGALLAERDDLTAADLKALQQDVMHAPALAVAEKLKLTASDIGLAGPVMDAIAAWDGRYGVDSAGALAFELVSEPLVETLEERSPQRFVSPYWRPFSRLERLVDAATKADLVDALKAAVESAAAPFETHRTWGGLHKVRLSHPFTKLPWLAARLPTIEFPSGGSNDTVMKSMHPFTQKVHHTNFGANARFVADLADEDGTWAVLLGGQDGWPGSRTMFDMLGAWRRGEQIRLPFSEAGLAEDFRHPTPIAPPAPAGPDA, from the coding sequence ATGATGTCATCGACAATCAAGCAATTCGGCCGCCGCACCCGTCAGGCCTTCAGCCTCGCGGGGCTCGCCTCCTCGGTGCTGCGCCGCTCGGCCGTGCGCCGCTTTCCCGCGCTCTCGGTGGAGGAGCGGCTGGCGATGCTGCCCGCGACCGCACCGGTCGACACCAGCCTCGCGATCCGCTGGAACGACAATCACATCCCCTTCGTCGAGGCGGGGTCGGATCGGGACGCGGCCGTGGGCCTCGGCATCGTCCACGGGCACCTGAGATTGGCGCAGATGGAGCTGATGCGGCGCATCGCGCTCGGCCGCGTCGCCGAGGTCGCGGGCAGCGCCGCGATCGAACTCGACCGTCTGGTGCGGCTGATCGACTTTCCGCGCGCGACGGAGGCCTCGCTGGCGCTGATGCCGGCGGCCACCCGCGCCTGGGTGGACGGTTTCGCCGACGGCATCAACGCCGCCGCCGAGGCCCGCCTGCCGCCCGAGTTCGAGACCCTTTCGATCCCCTACGAGCCGTGGACGGCCGAGCAGCTCTTCGCCGTCTCGCGCCTGTGCTCGGCGGACTATGCGTGGAAGGTCTGGCGCACGCTGAACCCGCTGCGCGAGGACCCGGAGTGGGCGCGCATGTGGTCCGAGCTGATCGGCATCGCCGCCGTCGCCGACGAGGACATCCCCATCGGCGCCGACAACCTGGAGGACGCCCTCCCCAACGCGTTCGACCGCGCCGGCTCCAACGCGCTCGCCGTCGCCGGGTCGCGCACCCGCTCGGGGGTGCCGATGCTGGCGTGCGACCCGCACCACATCATCACAGCGCCGAACCTGTGGCTGATCGCCGGCGTCCGCACGCCGGAGATCGACGTGTGGGGTTTCATGATCCCGGCGCTGCCGATCTTCGGCGTCGGCCGCAACCAGCATGGCGCCTGGGGCGGCACCAACCTGCACGCGACCTCGTCGGAACTGGTCGACGTGTCGGCCGAGCCGCTTCAGGACCGGACCATCGCCATCAAGGCCGGCAAGGCGACGCACGAGCTGGCGGCGCGCGAGAGCGCGTTCGGCCCCGTGGTGAGCGACGCGCACGCCTTCAACATGACCTCCGGCACCGTCGCGCTGCACTGGATGGGGCACCGGCCGAGCGACGAATTCACCCCCTTCCGCAACCTCATGCGCGCCTCTTCGTGGGAGACGTTCGCGGACGCGGTCGACGGCTGTGCCCTTCCCGGCCTCAACATGATCTGGGCCGATCCGGCGGGGCACATCGGCAAGATGGTCGCCGCGCACATCCCCTCCCGGCCGCTGGCGACGCCGGGCGACCTCGTCGTCGGCCCGGCCGAGGCGCACCGCCAGTGGGCCCGCCTGCTGACGGGGCGCGAGCTGCCGATGAGCCTCGACCCGGCCGACGGCTACGTCGTCTCCTCCAACGAGGCGCCGGTCGACCCGCCGGTGACGATCAGCCTCTTCTTCGCCGCCGACCACCGCTTCCGCCGGATCGGCGCGCTCCTGGCCGAGCGGGACGATCTCACCGCCGCCGACCTCAAGGCGCTGCAACAGGACGTGATGCACGCCCCCGCACTCGCCGTCGCCGAAAAGCTGAAGCTGACCGCGTCCGACATCGGCCTCGCCGGCCCGGTGATGGACGCCATCGCCGCCTGGGACGGGCGCTACGGCGTCGACTCGGCCGGCGCGCTGGCGTTCGAGCTGGTGAGCGAGCCGCTCGTCGAAACGCTGGAGGAGCGCTCGCCGCAGCGCTTCGTCAGCCCCTACTGGCGCCCCTTCTCGCGGCTGGAACGGCTGGTCGACGCCGCGACCAAGGCCGACCTCGTCGACGCGCTCAAAGCCGCCGTCGAGAGCGCCGCCGCGCCGTTCGAGACGCACCGCACCTGGGGCGGGCTCCACAAGGTGCGCCTGTCGCACCCGTTCACCAAGCTGCCGTGGCTGGCGGCGCGGCTGCCGACGATCGAGTTCCCCTCCGGCGGCTCCAACGACACGGTGATGAAGTCGATGCACCCGTTCACGCAGAAGGTGCACCACACCAACTTCGGCGCCAACGCCCGCTTCGTCGCCGACCTCGCCGACGAGGACGGCACATGGGCCGTGCTCCTCGGCGGGCAGGACGGCTGGCCGGGATCGCGCACCATGTTCGACATGCTGGGCGCCTGGCGCCGCGGCGAGCAGATCCGCCTGCCCTTCTCAGAGGCCGGCCTCGCCGAGGACTTCCGCCACCCGACGCCGATCGCCCCACCCGCCCCGGCAGGCCCCGATGCTTGA